The Armatimonadota bacterium genome includes a window with the following:
- a CDS encoding iron hydrogenase, with amino-acid sequence MKPTVIIDGAPVPVNGHRNLLELIRSTGVELPTFCYCSDLSVYGACRMCVVEVKGRGLQTACSTPPEDGMVVRTTTEATQRIRKMALELLLANHQGQCQTCDRNMRCRLQALADRLGVRRVRFEAPGKRETLVDEGVALVRDPAKCILCGDCVRMCSEVQGIGVLDFAGRGSNVRVAPAFGRSIDEVECVYCGQCAAICPTGAITVRSAIDEVWKAIHDPARTVVVQVAPAVRAALAQHYGIAGGEHALGKTVTALRRIGFDRVFDTSFAADLTTVEEGAEFLRRRASGGPLPMFTSCCPAWVKYAEQFQPDLLGQLSTCRSPQQMFGALARKHLPADMGIRPEDLYVVSVMPCSAKKFEAARPEFAQDGRPDVDAVLTTQELIRMIDQAGLKPAELPAGALDLPFGFKTGAGVLFGASGGVAEAVLRLLAGGRGHVKFREVRGLNGLKEAELELDGRAVRVGVVSGLGNARALLEEIRAGLKSFELVEVMACPGGCVGGAGQPWPADSDTRRERAEMLYDCDAVQPLHNAADNPFVSECLERIGGSDGHGAHSLLHTGYRPRRRIDGQVIELDEKPAAARVPVSVCIGTNCYLRGSYDTLKRLMEAARREGLEQAFDFQATFCFENCKASPNVRVGEEIHGGVTPEEAEEFFRSRLLPLADARSCAVARE; translated from the coding sequence ATGAAGCCCACAGTCATCATTGATGGCGCGCCGGTGCCGGTCAACGGGCACCGCAACCTGCTGGAGCTGATCCGGTCCACCGGCGTGGAGCTTCCCACATTCTGCTACTGCTCGGACCTTTCGGTTTATGGCGCGTGCCGCATGTGCGTCGTGGAGGTTAAGGGTAGAGGGTTGCAGACGGCCTGCTCCACTCCTCCAGAGGATGGGATGGTTGTGCGCACCACCACCGAAGCGACTCAGCGCATCCGGAAGATGGCGCTGGAGCTGCTGTTGGCCAATCACCAGGGGCAGTGCCAGACCTGCGACCGCAACATGCGGTGCCGCCTGCAGGCGCTTGCCGACCGGCTGGGGGTGCGCCGCGTGCGCTTTGAGGCGCCGGGAAAACGGGAGACGCTGGTGGATGAGGGCGTGGCGCTGGTGCGCGATCCGGCCAAGTGCATCCTGTGCGGAGACTGCGTCCGGATGTGTAGCGAGGTCCAGGGCATCGGAGTGCTGGACTTCGCCGGGCGCGGCAGCAATGTCCGTGTGGCTCCGGCCTTCGGTCGGTCCATTGACGAGGTGGAGTGCGTCTACTGTGGGCAGTGCGCCGCCATCTGTCCCACTGGGGCCATCACGGTCCGCAGTGCCATTGACGAGGTCTGGAAGGCCATCCACGACCCGGCCAGGACTGTGGTGGTCCAGGTCGCTCCGGCAGTACGGGCCGCGCTGGCACAGCACTACGGCATCGCCGGCGGCGAGCATGCCCTTGGAAAGACCGTGACAGCCCTGCGCCGTATCGGTTTCGACCGGGTGTTCGATACCAGCTTCGCGGCGGATCTGACCACCGTGGAGGAGGGAGCAGAGTTCCTCCGCCGCCGTGCCAGCGGAGGGCCTCTCCCGATGTTCACCAGCTGCTGCCCGGCGTGGGTCAAGTACGCCGAGCAGTTCCAGCCGGACCTCCTGGGGCAACTCTCCACCTGCCGCAGTCCCCAGCAGATGTTCGGCGCGCTTGCCCGGAAGCATCTGCCGGCGGATATGGGGATCCGGCCGGAGGATCTCTACGTTGTCAGCGTGATGCCCTGCAGCGCCAAGAAGTTCGAGGCGGCGCGGCCGGAGTTTGCGCAGGACGGACGCCCCGATGTGGATGCCGTGTTGACCACACAGGAGCTGATCCGGATGATAGACCAGGCCGGACTCAAGCCCGCCGAACTGCCTGCTGGCGCTCTGGATCTGCCATTCGGATTCAAGACGGGCGCGGGTGTGCTGTTCGGCGCCAGCGGTGGAGTGGCGGAGGCTGTGCTCCGGCTTTTGGCCGGCGGCAGAGGCCACGTAAAGTTCCGGGAGGTCCGCGGCCTGAACGGTCTGAAAGAGGCCGAACTGGAGCTGGACGGCCGCGCCGTCCGCGTGGGAGTGGTGAGCGGGCTTGGCAACGCGCGGGCTCTTCTGGAGGAGATCCGCGCCGGTCTGAAGAGCTTTGAGCTTGTGGAGGTGATGGCCTGTCCCGGAGGATGTGTTGGCGGCGCCGGGCAGCCTTGGCCGGCCGACAGCGACACGCGGCGTGAAAGAGCGGAGATGCTCTACGACTGCGATGCTGTTCAGCCGCTGCACAACGCTGCAGACAATCCGTTCGTGTCGGAGTGCCTGGAGCGCATTGGCGGATCGGATGGACACGGAGCGCACAGCCTGCTGCACACGGGCTATCGCCCGCGGCGGCGGATAGATGGCCAGGTCATCGAACTGGATGAGAAACCGGCGGCTGCCCGCGTGCCAGTCTCGGTATGCATCGGCACAAACTGCTACCTCAGGGGCTCGTATGACACGCTGAAGCGGCTGATGGAAGCGGCCCGCCGGGAGGGGTTGGAGCAGGCGTTCGACTTCCAGGCCACCTTCTGCTTCGAGAACTGCAAGGCCAGCCCGAACGTCCGGGTGGGCGAGGAGATCCACGGCGGAGTGACGCCCGAGGAAGCCGAGGAGTTCTTCCGCTCACGGCTGCTCCCGCTTGCGGACGCGCGGAGCTGTGCGGTGGCAAGGGAGTAA
- a CDS encoding NADH dehydrogenase, with translation MTSAVLGAALGSPADLIALRKRALQALESGCTRLVVCGGTGCTSNGSRRVLEALNAELAARGLPLVADLLEEHPDGAVRAGFGGCSGFCEVGPIVRVFPANFFYVRVQPEDAAAIVERTVLNGEPVQHLLFRDEATGQCFATRDEIPFYREQAGVVLADCGVIEPEDIRQYIAHEGYRALASCLFGMTPEDVVREVTDAGLRGRGGGGFPTGRKWELTRRSEGSKKYIICNADEGDPGAFMDRSILEGNPHAVLEGMAIAGYAVGADEGYIYCRAEYPLAVKRLRVAIRQAEEARLLGECILGSAFNFRIHIKEGAGAFVCGEETALISSIEGRRGMPSPKPPFPAQSGLFGMPSVVNNVETLANVPRIILNGAGWFRSVGVPASPGTKVFALTGDVVNTGLIEVPMGATLKDVVFKIGGGIRNGRKFKTVQIGGPSGGCLTEEHLDLPLDYDSLRSVGAMVGSGGLVVMDDSTCMVEVARFFMQFTQSESCGKCVLCREGTRRMLEILEKITSGRGTVDDVGLLEEVAIAVRDGSLCGLGKTAPNPVLSTLRYFRDEYLAHVVDGVCPAGSCQAFCHYSIDPEKCKGCTLCAKKCPVGAISGELKQPHTIDPQTCVRCGVCLDVCRLGAVVA, from the coding sequence ATGACCTCTGCGGTTCTCGGAGCGGCTCTCGGCTCGCCGGCCGACCTGATCGCCCTGAGGAAGAGGGCGCTTCAGGCTTTGGAATCGGGATGCACCCGCCTCGTCGTGTGTGGTGGCACCGGATGCACGTCGAACGGTTCCAGGCGGGTGCTTGAGGCACTGAACGCGGAGCTCGCTGCGCGTGGTTTGCCCCTTGTGGCGGACCTGTTGGAGGAGCACCCGGACGGCGCGGTGCGTGCCGGGTTCGGAGGCTGTTCAGGGTTCTGCGAGGTCGGGCCCATCGTCCGCGTCTTTCCGGCCAACTTCTTCTATGTGCGGGTCCAACCCGAGGACGCCGCTGCCATCGTGGAGCGCACGGTGTTGAACGGGGAGCCGGTCCAGCATCTGCTGTTCCGCGACGAAGCGACCGGCCAATGCTTCGCCACGCGAGATGAGATCCCCTTTTACCGGGAACAGGCCGGTGTGGTTCTGGCGGACTGCGGAGTCATCGAGCCGGAGGACATTCGCCAGTATATCGCGCACGAGGGATACCGCGCATTGGCCAGTTGCCTGTTCGGCATGACTCCGGAGGATGTCGTCCGCGAGGTGACAGATGCGGGACTGCGGGGCAGGGGAGGGGGAGGATTCCCCACGGGCCGTAAGTGGGAGCTCACCCGCCGCTCGGAGGGTTCCAAGAAATACATCATCTGCAACGCCGACGAGGGCGATCCCGGCGCCTTCATGGACCGCAGCATCCTGGAGGGCAACCCTCACGCCGTTCTGGAGGGGATGGCGATCGCAGGCTATGCCGTCGGCGCGGACGAGGGCTACATCTACTGCCGAGCGGAGTATCCTCTGGCCGTGAAGCGCCTGCGAGTAGCCATCCGCCAGGCGGAAGAAGCGCGCCTCCTCGGCGAGTGCATTCTTGGGAGCGCTTTCAATTTTCGCATCCACATCAAGGAGGGCGCCGGCGCGTTCGTCTGCGGAGAGGAGACAGCGCTCATCAGTTCCATCGAGGGCCGGCGCGGGATGCCGTCTCCCAAGCCGCCATTCCCGGCGCAATCGGGGCTGTTCGGCATGCCCTCGGTCGTCAACAACGTGGAGACACTGGCCAATGTCCCTCGCATCATCCTGAACGGGGCTGGCTGGTTCCGCAGCGTGGGCGTCCCGGCCTCGCCCGGCACCAAGGTCTTCGCGCTAACCGGGGATGTTGTGAACACCGGGCTTATCGAGGTTCCGATGGGCGCCACGTTGAAAGACGTCGTCTTCAAGATCGGAGGCGGCATCCGCAATGGCCGTAAGTTCAAGACCGTCCAGATCGGCGGTCCGTCGGGAGGATGCCTGACCGAGGAACACCTGGACCTTCCGCTGGACTACGATTCGCTCCGCAGCGTGGGAGCGATGGTCGGCAGCGGGGGCCTGGTCGTGATGGACGATTCCACCTGCATGGTGGAGGTTGCACGCTTCTTCATGCAGTTCACCCAGAGCGAGTCCTGCGGCAAGTGCGTGCTTTGCCGTGAGGGAACCCGCAGGATGCTGGAGATCCTGGAGAAGATCACATCCGGCAGGGGGACGGTGGACGATGTCGGCTTGCTGGAGGAGGTGGCTATCGCCGTCCGCGACGGGTCGCTTTGCGGTCTGGGGAAGACTGCTCCCAATCCGGTTCTGTCCACGCTGCGCTACTTTCGGGATGAGTACCTTGCGCACGTGGTGGATGGCGTTTGCCCGGCCGGCTCGTGCCAGGCGTTCTGCCACTACAGCATAGATCCGGAGAAGTGCAAAGGCTGCACGCTGTGCGCGAAAAAGTGCCCAGTTGGGGCCATCAGCGGCGAGCTGAAGCAGCCGCACACCATTGATCCGCAGACCTGCGTCCGCTGCGGGGTCTGCCTGGACGTCTGCCGCCTCGGGGCCGTGGTGGCGTGA
- a CDS encoding NADH dehydrogenase — MSQAVAVREPAQDAAGRRFDRIQQLVEEYGASRSALIPILQKAQEEYRYLPEEILTFIATALDLPPSTVFGVATFYAQFSLEPVGKYVIKVCDGTACHVRKNQALISSLRSRLGLKEGQKTTSDMRYTLEIVSCIGACALAPAVVINDRVYGQMTADKMKAVLDEIERAEAAVGDGKEEQ, encoded by the coding sequence ATGAGTCAGGCTGTGGCAGTACGAGAGCCGGCGCAGGATGCCGCCGGCCGGCGATTCGACAGGATCCAGCAGCTCGTCGAAGAGTATGGAGCTTCACGAAGCGCCCTGATCCCAATCCTGCAAAAGGCGCAGGAGGAGTACCGCTATCTCCCCGAAGAGATCCTGACCTTCATCGCCACCGCTCTGGACCTTCCACCGTCCACGGTGTTCGGCGTGGCCACGTTCTACGCTCAGTTCTCCCTGGAGCCGGTGGGCAAATACGTCATCAAGGTCTGTGACGGGACCGCGTGCCACGTGCGCAAAAACCAGGCGCTCATCTCCAGCCTGCGGAGCCGGCTGGGGCTGAAGGAGGGGCAGAAGACCACGTCCGATATGCGCTACACCCTGGAGATTGTCAGTTGCATCGGCGCCTGCGCGCTCGCCCCTGCGGTGGTCATCAATGACCGTGTCTACGGGCAGATGACCGCTGACAAAATGAAGGCCGTCCTGGATGAGATCGAGCGCGCCGAGGCGGCCGTCGGTGACGGAAAGGAGGAGCAGTGA
- a CDS encoding NADH-dependent dehydrogenase, with product MSGQQMTRREFLGRGAAGAAVALAGATFVPSRAFGANDRIRIGLIGAGGRGYSLAGEMHGFDKEVKAEITAICDTWHERREQVAETMKEWYGGEVRQFVDYRELLEWDGVDAVIIAPPDFAHAIILRDAARAGKDAYVEKPFATELDEANEALDAVRASGSIVQVGTQRRSEGLWRAAAKAIQSGILGKVSRVEIMWNDSNPRWNKGNFELKEQDVDWKGFLLNRPYRPFDPHRYREWQLYRDYTNGTFALLGTHFFDVVHWLLQTGYPATAVASGGKYVWMDHREHEDTATALLEYPEGFQCQYTSMLGNSTGSGCRIYGTNGMFSDATWTISGSGGGKDAIKEAIKLTPEPGESHVRNWLEAVRARTQPAAPVEAGHKHAVANILAYQALIRGRKMRYVPETRSIVEA from the coding sequence ATGTCAGGGCAGCAAATGACTCGCAGGGAGTTTCTCGGACGCGGCGCGGCCGGGGCGGCGGTCGCGCTGGCAGGGGCGACGTTTGTGCCGTCACGGGCCTTCGGCGCGAATGACCGGATCCGTATCGGGCTCATCGGAGCGGGCGGACGTGGATACAGCCTGGCCGGAGAGATGCACGGCTTCGACAAAGAGGTCAAAGCGGAAATTACGGCCATTTGCGACACCTGGCACGAGCGCCGCGAGCAGGTCGCCGAGACCATGAAAGAGTGGTATGGCGGAGAGGTCCGTCAGTTCGTGGACTATCGCGAGCTGCTGGAGTGGGACGGGGTGGACGCGGTGATCATCGCGCCCCCAGACTTCGCCCACGCCATCATCCTGCGCGACGCTGCGCGTGCCGGCAAGGACGCCTACGTGGAGAAACCGTTCGCGACGGAGCTTGACGAAGCGAACGAGGCCCTCGACGCGGTCCGCGCGTCGGGGAGCATCGTGCAGGTGGGGACGCAGCGGCGCTCAGAGGGACTCTGGAGGGCCGCCGCCAAAGCCATCCAGTCCGGAATACTGGGGAAGGTCAGCCGCGTGGAGATCATGTGGAACGACTCGAATCCGCGCTGGAATAAGGGAAACTTCGAGCTGAAGGAGCAGGATGTGGACTGGAAGGGGTTCCTGTTGAACCGGCCGTATCGTCCGTTCGACCCCCACCGCTACCGGGAGTGGCAGCTGTATCGCGATTACACCAACGGGACGTTCGCGCTGCTGGGGACGCACTTCTTTGACGTGGTGCACTGGTTACTGCAGACCGGCTACCCGGCGACGGCCGTGGCAAGCGGAGGCAAGTACGTCTGGATGGATCATCGCGAGCACGAGGATACGGCCACGGCCCTGCTGGAGTATCCGGAAGGGTTCCAATGCCAATACACGTCCATGCTTGGCAACTCCACCGGAAGCGGCTGCCGCATCTACGGCACCAATGGCATGTTCTCGGACGCCACCTGGACCATTAGCGGCTCGGGAGGTGGCAAAGATGCCATCAAGGAAGCCATCAAACTGACACCCGAACCGGGAGAGAGCCACGTGCGCAACTGGCTGGAGGCCGTCCGCGCTCGCACGCAGCCCGCCGCCCCCGTGGAGGCGGGTCACAAGCACGCAGTGGCCAACATCCTGGCTTACCAGGCGCTCATCCGGGGCAGGAAGATGCGCTACGTCCCGGAAACGCGCAGCATCGTGGAAGCCTGA
- a CDS encoding hemolysin III, translating to MRWIREPFSGLSHFAGLGMSVAALAVLAVLAAGSAWSVTGVAIYGSSLILLYLASTLYHSLRVPPHWERRLQQFDHIGIYLLIAGTYAPVCLTVLRGGWGWSLLGIEYALAATGIGITLLWKDAPAWVRMVLYILMGWLAVIAIVPLAASLPPAAFGWLVAGGVVYSVGAVVFALDRPHLWPGRFSAHDLWHVFVLGGSICHFVVVLQSVSGA from the coding sequence TTGCGCTGGATCCGTGAGCCGTTCAGCGGCCTCTCGCATTTTGCCGGTCTGGGTATGTCGGTCGCCGCGCTTGCTGTGCTCGCTGTTCTGGCGGCCGGCAGCGCCTGGAGCGTCACAGGCGTTGCCATCTACGGTTCCAGCCTCATCCTGCTGTATCTGGCCAGCACGCTGTACCATAGCCTGCGCGTTCCACCGCACTGGGAGAGGCGCCTGCAGCAGTTCGACCACATTGGTATCTATCTGCTCATTGCCGGGACGTATGCTCCGGTCTGTCTGACTGTGCTGCGCGGAGGATGGGGCTGGAGCCTGCTGGGCATCGAATATGCCCTTGCCGCCACGGGCATCGGAATCACTCTGCTCTGGAAGGACGCTCCCGCCTGGGTCAGGATGGTCCTTTACATCTTGATGGGTTGGCTGGCGGTCATCGCCATTGTCCCCCTGGCAGCGTCACTTCCTCCGGCAGCCTTCGGCTGGCTGGTGGCGGGCGGGGTGGTGTACAGCGTCGGTGCGGTCGTTTTCGCGCTGGATCGGCCGCACCTTTGGCCGGGGCGTTTCAGCGCCCATGATCTTTGGCATGTCTTCGTTCTGGGCGGCAGCATCTGCCATTTCGTCGTTGTTCTCCAGTCTGTCAGCGGAGCCTGA
- a CDS encoding uroporphyrinogen III decarboxylase, translating into MTSRELVRLTLEHRPVERVPRDLWTLPGVHWFRAAELETVLRRFPPDFGIPDYRYGTAERAKGEPCRRGQYVDAWGCVWHVAEDGVVGEVKEPAIKELADVASYRPPFELLDNADLSRVNQSCAESDLFMRVGTETRPFERLQFLRGTEQLLMDLAYGEPAIETLIRMLHDFYCREMEMWASTDVDGVHFMDDWGSQTALLISPQMWRDLFKPLYRDYSNILKSRGKYVFFHSDGNIEAIFPDLIEIGIDAVNSQLFCMDIEKLGELYRGKITFWGEIDRQQILSFGTPEDVRAAVRRVRAALDRGQGGVIAQCEWGLDTPAENIAAVFEEWEKPL; encoded by the coding sequence TTGACTTCACGCGAACTCGTCAGACTGACCCTTGAACACCGCCCTGTGGAGCGAGTGCCCAGAGACCTCTGGACGCTCCCCGGAGTTCACTGGTTCCGCGCCGCGGAGCTGGAGACCGTTCTGCGCCGTTTCCCCCCAGACTTCGGCATCCCGGATTACCGGTACGGGACAGCAGAGCGAGCGAAGGGCGAACCGTGTCGGCGGGGCCAGTACGTGGATGCGTGGGGCTGCGTTTGGCACGTGGCCGAGGACGGTGTTGTGGGCGAAGTCAAAGAGCCCGCCATCAAAGAGCTGGCGGACGTCGCCAGCTACCGGCCACCTTTCGAGCTGCTGGACAACGCGGATCTTTCCCGGGTGAACCAGAGCTGTGCAGAGTCAGATCTGTTCATGCGCGTCGGCACCGAGACCCGTCCGTTCGAGCGGTTGCAGTTCCTGAGAGGAACGGAGCAGTTGCTGATGGACCTGGCCTACGGGGAGCCGGCCATCGAGACCCTGATCCGGATGCTCCACGACTTCTATTGCCGCGAAATGGAGATGTGGGCGTCGACAGACGTGGACGGGGTGCACTTCATGGATGACTGGGGATCGCAGACAGCCCTCCTCATCTCCCCGCAAATGTGGCGCGACCTTTTCAAGCCGCTCTACCGTGACTACAGCAACATCCTGAAGTCGCGGGGGAAATACGTGTTTTTCCACTCCGACGGCAACATCGAGGCGATCTTCCCGGATCTTATCGAAATCGGGATTGACGCTGTGAACTCTCAGCTGTTCTGTATGGACATCGAAAAGCTGGGCGAGCTGTACCGGGGAAAGATCACGTTCTGGGGCGAGATAGACCGCCAGCAGATCCTTTCGTTCGGGACGCCGGAAGACGTGCGCGCCGCGGTCCGGCGCGTGCGCGCGGCTCTGGATCGCGGTCAGGGGGGGGTCATCGCCCAGTGCGAATGGGGGCTGGATACTCCCGCGGAAAACATCGCGGCGGTCTTCGAGGAGTGGGAGAAGCCATTATGA
- the dapL gene encoding LL-diaminopimelate aminotransferase: MPYANENYLKLKAGYLFPEIARRVKIFCEENPDARVIRLGIGDVTEPLPPAITEAMRRAVEEMGQRETFRGYGPEQGYEFLREAIAEHDFRSRGCDISPDEIFVSDGSKCDTGNILEVFGPGNRIAVTDPVYPVYVDTNVMAGNTGPANESGEFEGLVYLKASAETGFNPPLPEEKVDIIYLCSPNNPTGTALTRNQMEEWVSYARNNSSILLFDAAYEAFIQDPEIPHSIYEIPGARDVAIEFRSFSKLAGFTGVRCAFTVIPSDLEARTRDGRMVKLHALWTRRHTTKFNGVSYITQRGAEAVYSPEGRRQTREIIAFYLENARIIRETLQEAGLTVFGGVNAPYVWVETPGRISSWEFFDTLLKRAHVVCTPGSGFGAAGEGYIRISAFNSRENVMEAMRRLRQAL, encoded by the coding sequence ATGCCTTACGCCAACGAGAACTACCTGAAGCTGAAGGCCGGCTATCTCTTTCCGGAGATAGCCCGGCGTGTGAAAATCTTCTGCGAAGAGAACCCGGACGCCCGGGTCATCCGTCTTGGCATCGGGGATGTCACGGAGCCTCTGCCACCCGCCATCACGGAAGCCATGCGCCGCGCCGTGGAGGAGATGGGGCAACGGGAGACCTTCCGCGGATACGGGCCGGAGCAGGGCTATGAGTTCCTGCGGGAAGCCATCGCAGAGCACGACTTCCGGTCGCGAGGGTGCGACATCTCTCCGGATGAGATCTTCGTCTCGGACGGGAGCAAGTGCGACACAGGCAACATTCTGGAGGTCTTCGGCCCCGGCAACCGGATCGCCGTGACGGACCCGGTGTATCCGGTATACGTGGACACCAACGTGATGGCCGGCAACACAGGTCCGGCGAACGAATCGGGAGAGTTCGAGGGGCTGGTCTACCTGAAAGCCTCGGCTGAGACCGGCTTCAACCCTCCTTTGCCGGAAGAAAAGGTGGACATCATCTATCTGTGTTCGCCAAATAATCCCACCGGCACGGCTCTAACGCGCAACCAGATGGAGGAGTGGGTCAGCTACGCCCGCAACAACAGCTCCATCCTGCTGTTCGATGCGGCCTATGAGGCGTTCATTCAGGACCCGGAGATCCCCCACTCCATCTACGAGATTCCCGGCGCGCGGGATGTCGCGATAGAGTTCCGCAGCTTCTCCAAGCTGGCGGGCTTCACGGGGGTACGCTGCGCGTTCACCGTGATACCATCCGATCTGGAGGCCCGAACGCGGGACGGACGGATGGTGAAGCTCCACGCTCTGTGGACACGGCGACACACCACCAAGTTCAACGGTGTTTCCTATATCACCCAGAGGGGCGCGGAAGCTGTCTATTCGCCCGAGGGCAGACGACAGACGCGGGAAATTATCGCCTTCTATCTTGAAAACGCCCGCATCATCCGCGAGACACTTCAGGAAGCAGGGTTGACTGTTTTCGGCGGCGTAAACGCCCCTTACGTATGGGTGGAGACTCCCGGAAGGATCTCATCGTGGGAGTTCTTCGATACACTCCTAAAGCGGGCGCACGTGGTCTGCACGCCTGGCAGCGGTTTCGGCGCGGCAGGAGAAGGCTACATCCGCATCAGCGCCTTTAACAGCCGCGAGAATGTTATGGAAGCGATGAGGCGGTTGCGCCAGGCGCTCTGA
- a CDS encoding aminotransferase DegT: MSEERAAVAPGAETEGGITSSYAVDDGVQLKVPYSFFGSIYGEEEREAAWEAMQQDTLTMGPQVAAFQREFAAMCGVKYAFAVTNCTTAMHVATQVFQIGPGDEVIVTPNTFIATSLVILKEGARPVYADIDPVTFNIDPEDVARKVTPRTKAIYVVHYGGQMCDMDPIMEIARQHGLFVLEDCAHAPGAFICPPECPKPDLDCPLEPRQPCKRRMAGAVGDVGCFSFHSLKNMTTCGEGGMITTNRDDFVDAIEKLRCMNLQHWPDQKDYWIPSHFDVVDVSGRWGNNYRMNEVQAAVGRAQLRRLHELNRRRREIGRRITAGIEGIPGITPTREAPYAYHVYHLYTLCVEEEELGASRDDFMRVLYREEGVQGILHYQPTYHFTGLKKLGYADNLCPVAEKFFYRREINLPMHPRLTDREIEDMISGIRNAAEKVRRR, encoded by the coding sequence ATGTCAGAGGAACGCGCCGCCGTCGCTCCCGGGGCGGAAACGGAAGGCGGCATCACTTCCAGTTACGCCGTGGATGACGGCGTTCAGCTGAAGGTCCCATACTCTTTCTTCGGGTCCATCTACGGGGAGGAGGAGAGAGAGGCTGCCTGGGAAGCCATGCAGCAGGACACCCTAACGATGGGCCCTCAGGTGGCGGCCTTTCAGCGCGAGTTCGCCGCCATGTGCGGCGTGAAATACGCTTTCGCCGTCACTAACTGCACCACAGCGATGCACGTGGCCACCCAGGTCTTTCAGATCGGACCGGGCGACGAAGTCATTGTGACTCCCAACACGTTCATCGCCACCTCGCTCGTGATTCTGAAAGAGGGCGCAAGGCCGGTCTATGCCGATATTGACCCGGTCACCTTCAACATAGATCCTGAGGATGTTGCCCGCAAGGTCACCCCTCGCACGAAGGCGATCTATGTGGTCCATTACGGCGGTCAGATGTGCGACATGGATCCCATCATGGAGATCGCCCGACAGCACGGTCTGTTCGTGCTGGAAGACTGTGCTCATGCGCCGGGGGCCTTCATCTGTCCGCCGGAGTGCCCGAAGCCCGATCTTGACTGTCCCCTGGAGCCGAGGCAGCCCTGCAAGCGCCGAATGGCCGGGGCGGTGGGGGACGTGGGGTGCTTCAGCTTCCACTCACTCAAGAATATGACCACCTGCGGCGAAGGTGGCATGATCACCACCAACCGCGACGATTTCGTGGATGCCATCGAAAAACTCCGGTGCATGAACCTGCAGCACTGGCCGGATCAGAAGGATTACTGGATCCCGTCGCATTTTGACGTCGTTGACGTCAGCGGGCGGTGGGGCAACAACTACAGGATGAACGAAGTGCAGGCTGCGGTGGGCAGAGCGCAGCTGCGCCGGCTCCACGAGCTGAACCGCAGGCGCCGCGAGATCGGCAGGCGCATCACCGCGGGCATCGAGGGCATCCCCGGGATCACACCGACACGCGAGGCTCCCTACGCCTACCACGTCTATCACCTCTATACACTGTGCGTCGAAGAAGAGGAGCTCGGCGCCAGCCGCGACGACTTTATGCGCGTCCTCTATCGCGAGGAAGGAGTGCAGGGAATCCTCCACTACCAGCCCACATACCATTTCACCGGTCTGAAGAAGCTGGGGTATGCGGACAACCTCTGCCCCGTCGCGGAGAAGTTCTTCTACCGCCGCGAGATCAATCTCCCGATGCACCCCCGGCTGACTGACCGCGAGATCGAGGACATGATTTCCGGCATCCGCAACGCTGCGGAGAAGGTCCGCAGGCGCTGA
- the gloA3 gene encoding lactoylglutathione lyase — MSEFKPQFLHCRIRVRDLERSVRFYTEVFGFRELRRSISPAGNQLCFLELPDNPTKLELCYSPDFGDFEFPEDIFHFAFSVPDLAEFRRKWEPEGIEFWPSEGPVNGAFYFIDDPDGYEIEVMKV, encoded by the coding sequence GTGAGTGAGTTCAAACCCCAGTTTCTCCACTGCCGTATCCGCGTGCGCGACCTGGAGCGGTCGGTGCGCTTTTACACGGAGGTTTTCGGTTTCCGGGAGCTGCGCCGCAGCATCTCTCCGGCCGGCAATCAACTCTGCTTCCTGGAGCTGCCTGACAATCCCACCAAGCTGGAACTCTGCTACAGCCCAGATTTCGGGGACTTCGAATTCCCTGAGGATATCTTCCACTTCGCCTTCAGCGTGCCGGATCTTGCCGAGTTCCGCCGGAAGTGGGAGCCAGAAGGGATCGAGTTCTGGCCGTCCGAGGGGCCGGTCAACGGCGCGTTCTACTTCATAGATGACCCGGACGGCTACGAGATCGAAGTGATGAAAGTCTGA